A part of Thermodesulforhabdaceae bacterium genomic DNA contains:
- a CDS encoding PEP/pyruvate-binding domain-containing protein has translation MSIGLTSLTPSSDALKIHMELTRQAPIQIDSVFMILKEAVNGAKGLEQQAETLLTEYHHRYKNWQVILDETKRYITSNQRFWEKHPLRGRIVFLLSKIIFDAFIQSSQPAVKSVAIDELIVFWNRILDSNVLKPLIGNHNERAIQSLEDAREIDELNGAIIALFLDKLIKLDDDHFFILLNSFYSLKPLAKKLVILWEHQGEFLQILRNLLFRVFDQTYNYWLNKEDPCEWLKPYLESDIDLASLESCVAISHATLRSHLNLMIKTQSISNHVQAITKLIELPDYRDIVRAYEKFPEELHRYHLRDVTRLSMIIRLKITQVKGLEAIQEEMLNLVNRDLALWLKSQPEETLAQTIDTVMEILSASFNTHPEAVLRCVRTFGVEIVSGGNKRLIDHFIDRAIALGFQTPQIKGVSTYWQVQVNNAHILNIRVWLDIIKCDPKKTRQLLSALIVYLSLTGTCIRDTDLFQRDVSAILHAPIATVYNLVKQMARLFPVYFNEIGAEGVLRSVSTEVDEIHGRGDPLVHFLRKQSHVESNNLTVPFIEAVFKFWYSLDPSHIKTFLPGEVYSTIDPSSSFVQYPHKLVKALFDETIVNKIEDLLELSEETLNTVFDRIPDVPSKEKRRVVLMVKFYQLLYEKYNLDPKDIVEYLHRGAQLGLPNPSELVAALENGDSFSKLKAILDYLSKLKNVITEPSELRAQENIYIKRHIAVDIPSMYGSYNEKKFDALGLTFRLENLANVLFEEILQSFDLGFITRATFSEILRVFPLFIKALEIEGIRSTQLERYYEMFEKALEVRRFSHSQYMDIFRGFSEAIKQIITLYYHITHEQNLNRIIPRLKDEELLPKYRRTSEMTPRERLQQLSETVLRDFVARTFGLQHFDNFITRILSTLSHQKSVFSPDALDLLLSYEPGKTITSIQNPDPHLYDPIHLGNKGYNLATLHESGIKVPPGFIITTEYFRCRRVIEHFPDSKRDFQARLHKFLGMLEEETGRCFGCPTNTLLLSVRSGATMSMPGMMTTFLNVGINEEIVEGLIRQTGEVWFAWDNYRRFLQSWGMSFGIDRNEFDSIMRAHKEMRGVKVKRQFKPEEMREVARDYRRALESFGVPISDDPWEQLLTSINKVIESWNAPKARTYREIMGISDNWGTAVTVQAMVFGNLDESSGAGVMFTHNTWAAEEDIDPNGDFTLGNQGEDVVGGLVKTLPISEKQRLREAEPRETSLEKLFPEVYKKLVEIAEELVYKQHWGPQEIEFTFQGNVGDNLYVLQSRNMTPRVSRRYRVFVPTPALAESYLASGIGVSGGAISGRIAFDLESIDRLRREFPDDPVIFIRPDTVPDDIKEISSADGILTGRGGATSHAAIVAHRLGKTCVVGCTKMTVWEQEHRCSINGHTFRTGDIISLDGRSGAIYRGNHETKWEDEVIASS, from the coding sequence ATGAGTATTGGATTGACCAGCTTAACACCATCGTCTGATGCTTTGAAAATACACATGGAACTTACCAGACAGGCTCCTATTCAGATTGATTCGGTGTTTATGATTCTAAAAGAAGCAGTAAACGGAGCAAAAGGGCTTGAACAGCAAGCAGAAACACTTCTTACGGAATACCACCATCGCTACAAAAACTGGCAGGTTATCCTTGATGAAACCAAGAGATACATCACATCAAACCAGCGTTTTTGGGAAAAACATCCTTTACGAGGCCGGATTGTTTTTCTTTTAAGTAAAATTATCTTCGATGCTTTCATCCAGTCGTCTCAGCCAGCTGTTAAATCTGTAGCTATTGATGAATTGATAGTGTTTTGGAACAGAATTTTAGATTCAAATGTCCTAAAACCTCTAATCGGAAACCATAATGAAAGAGCTATCCAATCACTCGAAGATGCCAGGGAAATCGATGAGCTAAACGGGGCAATCATCGCCCTTTTCCTGGATAAACTGATTAAACTCGACGACGATCACTTTTTTATTTTGCTCAACAGCTTTTACTCTCTAAAACCTCTGGCTAAGAAACTTGTGATCCTATGGGAACATCAAGGAGAATTTTTACAAATTCTTCGCAACCTGCTTTTTCGAGTTTTTGATCAAACCTACAACTACTGGCTAAACAAAGAAGATCCTTGCGAATGGCTTAAACCCTACCTTGAATCTGATATAGATCTAGCATCTCTTGAAAGTTGTGTTGCCATAAGTCATGCAACACTCAGGTCTCACCTGAATCTTATGATCAAAACTCAATCCATTTCCAACCATGTCCAGGCTATAACAAAGTTAATCGAACTTCCAGATTACAGAGATATTGTGAGAGCTTATGAAAAATTCCCAGAAGAACTTCATAGGTATCATCTTCGCGACGTCACTCGCCTTAGCATGATAATACGGCTTAAAATTACCCAGGTTAAGGGACTTGAAGCTATTCAGGAAGAAATGCTTAATCTAGTAAATCGGGATCTTGCTTTGTGGCTAAAGAGTCAACCGGAAGAAACACTTGCTCAAACAATTGACACTGTTATGGAAATTCTCTCTGCAAGCTTTAATACCCATCCTGAAGCGGTGCTACGTTGCGTGCGCACTTTCGGTGTTGAAATTGTTTCAGGCGGCAACAAAAGGCTTATCGATCATTTCATTGATCGAGCTATTGCCTTAGGCTTTCAGACACCCCAGATTAAGGGAGTCAGCACCTACTGGCAGGTTCAGGTAAACAATGCCCATATTCTTAACATTCGTGTATGGTTGGATATTATCAAATGCGATCCCAAAAAAACCAGACAACTTCTATCGGCTCTCATCGTATATCTTTCTCTCACCGGAACTTGCATTCGAGATACAGATCTTTTCCAACGAGATGTAAGTGCTATACTACACGCTCCCATAGCTACTGTTTACAATTTGGTTAAACAAATGGCTCGGCTCTTCCCTGTTTACTTCAATGAAATAGGTGCTGAAGGGGTTTTAAGAAGCGTGTCCACAGAAGTTGATGAAATACACGGTAGAGGAGATCCCCTGGTTCATTTCCTTAGGAAACAAAGCCATGTAGAAAGTAATAATCTGACTGTGCCTTTTATTGAAGCCGTTTTTAAGTTTTGGTATTCTCTTGATCCATCCCACATAAAAACTTTCTTGCCTGGAGAAGTCTATAGCACTATTGATCCATCAAGTTCTTTTGTTCAGTATCCTCATAAACTCGTTAAAGCTCTGTTTGACGAAACTATCGTCAACAAAATTGAAGATCTTCTTGAACTCAGCGAGGAAACTCTTAACACTGTCTTTGATCGTATCCCGGATGTGCCGTCTAAAGAGAAGCGAAGAGTCGTTCTGATGGTAAAATTTTATCAACTCCTTTATGAAAAGTATAACCTCGACCCAAAAGACATAGTTGAATACCTCCATCGAGGTGCTCAACTCGGTCTTCCAAACCCGTCTGAATTGGTTGCCGCATTGGAGAACGGCGATAGCTTTTCAAAACTTAAAGCTATCCTGGATTATCTGTCAAAGCTAAAGAATGTTATCACAGAACCTTCAGAGCTAAGAGCTCAGGAAAACATTTACATTAAACGCCATATCGCCGTTGATATCCCATCCATGTATGGATCTTACAACGAGAAAAAGTTCGACGCTTTAGGATTAACCTTCAGGCTTGAAAATCTTGCAAACGTTCTCTTTGAAGAGATTCTTCAGTCTTTTGATCTTGGTTTTATTACTAGAGCGACCTTTTCGGAAATACTTCGTGTGTTTCCCCTTTTCATAAAGGCTCTGGAAATAGAAGGGATAAGGTCCACTCAACTTGAACGTTACTACGAAATGTTTGAAAAGGCTCTAGAAGTAAGAAGATTTTCTCACTCTCAGTATATGGACATATTCAGAGGATTTTCGGAGGCAATAAAGCAGATCATTACCTTGTATTATCATATTACTCATGAGCAGAACCTAAATCGAATTATTCCCCGGCTTAAGGATGAGGAACTCTTGCCTAAATACCGCCGCACGTCGGAAATGACTCCAAGGGAAAGGTTACAACAACTTTCGGAGACGGTGCTTAGAGATTTTGTAGCCAGAACTTTTGGACTTCAACACTTTGATAATTTCATTACCCGCATTCTATCCACTCTTTCTCACCAGAAATCGGTTTTCAGCCCTGATGCCCTGGATCTGCTCCTTAGCTACGAACCTGGTAAAACCATTACATCAATACAGAATCCCGATCCTCATCTCTATGATCCCATCCATCTTGGCAATAAGGGCTACAACTTGGCCACTCTTCACGAGTCAGGTATCAAAGTGCCTCCGGGTTTCATCATAACAACCGAATACTTCCGATGCAGGAGAGTTATTGAACATTTTCCTGACTCCAAAAGAGACTTCCAGGCTAGACTGCACAAATTTCTTGGAATGCTTGAGGAAGAAACAGGACGTTGTTTTGGATGTCCCACTAATACACTTCTTCTTTCTGTAAGAAGCGGTGCTACCATGTCAATGCCAGGCATGATGACAACATTTCTTAATGTGGGAATCAACGAAGAAATCGTAGAAGGACTCATCAGGCAAACTGGAGAAGTCTGGTTCGCCTGGGATAATTACCGAAGATTTCTTCAATCATGGGGTATGTCTTTTGGTATCGACAGAAATGAGTTTGACAGCATTATGAGAGCTCACAAAGAGATGCGGGGCGTGAAAGTCAAACGCCAGTTCAAACCCGAAGAAATGAGAGAAGTGGCTCGGGATTACCGTAGAGCTTTGGAAAGTTTTGGAGTGCCCATTTCTGACGACCCATGGGAACAACTCCTTACTTCTATTAACAAAGTTATTGAATCCTGGAATGCTCCCAAAGCCAGAACTTATCGAGAAATCATGGGCATATCCGACAATTGGGGAACAGCTGTTACCGTGCAAGCGATGGTATTTGGAAACTTGGACGAATCATCTGGAGCTGGAGTGATGTTCACTCACAATACCTGGGCTGCAGAAGAAGACATAGACCCGAACGGCGATTTTACTCTCGGCAACCAGGGAGAAGACGTCGTAGGCGGTTTGGTGAAAACTCTTCCCATATCCGAAAAACAGCGTCTCAGAGAGGCTGAACCTCGAGAAACTTCTCTAGAAAAGCTCTTCCCTGAAGTTTACAAAAAACTGGTCGAAATCGCCGAAGAACTCGTTTATAAACAACATTGGGGACCCCAGGAGATAGAATTCACCTTCCAGGGAAATGTAGGTGATAATCTGTATGTGCTTCAAAGCCGGAATATGACCCCTAGAGTATCCCGTCGGTATCGAGTCTTTGTTCCGACTCCGGCTCTTGCAGAAAGCTACCTTGCAAGCGGTATCGGAGTAAGTGGGGGGGCTATCTCAGGACGAATTGCTTTTGATTTAGAATCCATCGACAGGCTAAGGCGGGAATTTCCAGATGATCCGGTGATCTTTATCCGTCCAGATACCGTTCCTGATGATATCAAGGAAATTTCTTCGGCTGATGGAATTCTCACGGGCAGAGGTGGAGCCACGTCCCATGCCGCCATAGTGGCTCACAGATTAGGAAAAACCTGCGTAGTTGGTTGCACCAAAATGACCGTTTGGGAGCAAGAGCATCGATGTAGCATAAATGGACATACATTCCGCACAGGGGATATTATAAGCCTCGATGGAAGAAGTGGAGCCATCTATCGAGGCAACCATGAAACCAAGTGGGAAGATGAGGTTATAGCAAGCAGTTAG
- the hisC gene encoding histidinol-phosphate transaminase codes for MIVPDYIKQIVPYPPGKPLEELEREYGIRDAIKLASNENPLGPSPKAVKAIKQVLDKIHRYPDGSSFYLRRKLAEKFNVPFAGIVLGNGSNEIIEMVSKAFLQRDDEIVMPQPSFLMYQIVAQVVGARAIPVPLVNYRVDLKGMASAVTDRTKVIIVNNPNNPTGSVVSLSEWDAFLKNIPRDVVVVVDEAYIEFMQEGASINAIDYISLSGPYVVALRTFSKAYGLAGLRIGYGFTNPEIADYLDRVRQPFNINMLAQVGALAALDDDEFLNRSRQVVWEGLKYLYDKIGAMGLEYIPTHTNFFLIKLPVPARTVYQKMLRKGVIVRAMDSYGLERFIRITVGLPEENERFVAALEEVLGEVRV; via the coding sequence ATGATTGTTCCTGACTACATTAAACAGATTGTGCCTTATCCTCCAGGTAAGCCATTAGAAGAACTCGAAAGGGAATATGGCATTAGAGACGCCATAAAGCTGGCAAGCAATGAAAATCCTTTAGGACCATCGCCAAAGGCCGTTAAAGCCATCAAGCAGGTTCTTGATAAGATTCATCGTTATCCTGACGGAAGTAGCTTTTATTTAAGACGCAAGCTGGCTGAGAAGTTCAATGTCCCGTTTGCAGGTATTGTGCTCGGTAACGGGTCAAATGAGATTATAGAGATGGTCTCCAAAGCTTTTCTTCAGCGGGATGACGAAATCGTAATGCCTCAGCCATCGTTTTTAATGTATCAGATTGTTGCTCAAGTTGTGGGAGCTCGAGCAATTCCTGTCCCGCTAGTCAACTACCGGGTTGACCTAAAAGGGATGGCTTCAGCGGTAACCGACCGAACCAAGGTTATCATTGTTAACAACCCCAATAATCCTACCGGAAGCGTAGTATCTTTGAGTGAATGGGATGCCTTTCTTAAAAATATTCCACGAGATGTAGTTGTAGTGGTTGACGAAGCATATATTGAGTTTATGCAAGAAGGCGCATCCATAAACGCTATTGACTATATTTCCTTGTCGGGACCTTATGTGGTTGCTTTGAGAACTTTTTCGAAAGCCTATGGACTTGCTGGCTTAAGAATAGGTTACGGCTTTACAAATCCTGAAATAGCCGATTACCTTGACCGAGTCCGTCAGCCTTTCAACATAAATATGCTCGCTCAAGTAGGTGCTCTTGCTGCGCTCGATGATGACGAATTTCTGAATAGATCTAGGCAGGTGGTGTGGGAAGGATTGAAATATCTTTATGATAAAATCGGGGCGATGGGACTTGAATACATACCAACTCATACAAACTTTTTCCTGATAAAACTTCCGGTTCCTGCTAGAACGGTTTACCAAAAAATGCTACGCAAAGGGGTTATTGTGCGGGCAATGGATTCTTACGGGCTTGAGAGATTCATCAGGATAACGGTAGGACTTCCAGAAGAGAACGAACGGTTTGTTGCTGCTCTAGAAGAAGTGCTTGGAGAGGTTCGGGTTTGA
- the cmk gene encoding (d)CMP kinase, producing the protein MSVRKLNVIAVDGPAGSGKTTVCSEVARRLGFFFVSSGAIYRSCAWVSIRSNHGLEPKDFVRKLKFFPLEFDVAEGKFMVKYQGRVINGELHDPEVAMEASRLAKIQEVRDFANEVQRSIAAKAPVVVEGRDATTVVFPDACLKIFLTATPEERASRRWQELVSRGVEVAFDEVLKDVIERDKADMGRSIAPLIKDPDAVVIDTTGVSIEDVMNKIVDLYRQRCSGLI; encoded by the coding sequence ATGTCCGTAAGAAAGCTAAACGTTATAGCCGTAGATGGACCGGCAGGATCCGGTAAAACCACCGTTTGTTCTGAAGTAGCTCGGCGTTTAGGATTTTTCTTTGTCAGTAGTGGAGCTATTTACAGATCCTGCGCTTGGGTTTCTATAAGATCAAATCATGGTTTAGAGCCAAAGGATTTTGTTCGTAAACTTAAATTCTTTCCGCTGGAATTTGATGTGGCGGAAGGAAAATTTATGGTGAAGTATCAGGGAAGGGTGATCAACGGGGAACTTCACGATCCAGAAGTGGCCATGGAAGCTTCTCGTCTTGCCAAGATCCAGGAGGTAAGAGACTTTGCCAACGAAGTGCAAAGATCCATTGCCGCTAAGGCTCCCGTTGTAGTAGAGGGACGCGACGCCACAACAGTGGTTTTCCCGGATGCGTGCCTTAAGATTTTTCTAACTGCTACCCCTGAGGAGCGAGCATCAAGAAGATGGCAGGAGCTTGTTTCTCGGGGTGTTGAGGTTGCTTTTGATGAAGTGCTAAAAGATGTTATAGAAAGAGATAAAGCTGATATGGGACGTAGCATAGCGCCTTTGATTAAAGATCCTGATGCAGTAGTGATTGATACGACCGGAGTTAGTATAGAAGATGTAATGAATAAGATCGTGGATCTCTATCGTCAAAGGTGTTCTGGCTTGATCTGA
- a CDS encoding 30S ribosomal protein S1, whose product MTTKEGIENGREGFHAAHLMTKFGGDGRSEFEQENLDDLYEQSFQTFQEGEVVRGRVVHVTNDYVVVDIGYKSEGIIPTSEFRDEKGAINVRVGDEVDVLLEYHDDDEGVVYLSKEKAAKIKVWEEISRVYEEDGIIEGRVVTKVKGGLSVDIGIPAFLPGSQVDIRPIKDLDALIGKTMTFKILKYNRRRRNVVLSRRAILEKEREAKRAETLAKIEEGKVVNGNVKNITDYGVFVDLGGVDGLLHITDMSWGRVGHPSEMFKIGDPITVKILHYDREHERVSLGLKQLTPDPWSDVDQKYPEGSRVKGRVVSIADYGAFVELEKGVEGLIHVSEMSWTEKIRHPSKILNVGDVVEAVVLSIDKDRRRISLGLKQLEPNPWDVVAERYPVGTVIEGKIKNITDFGVFVGIDEGIDGLIHISDISWTKRIKHPSEVFQKGQVVRAKVLHIDKNEKKFSLGIKQLEPDPWETIGDRYPVGTVVSGTVSNITDFGLFVEIEEGIEGLVHVSEIGDHQKGGNPLQAYQVGQAVEAKVINVAPQERKIGLSIKRLVEDLEREEIEKFKASQKSEAPKLGDLLQQK is encoded by the coding sequence ATGACAACAAAAGAAGGAATAGAAAATGGACGAGAAGGATTTCACGCGGCACATCTAATGACAAAGTTTGGCGGTGACGGTCGAAGCGAGTTTGAGCAGGAAAACCTTGATGACTTATACGAGCAAAGTTTTCAAACTTTTCAGGAAGGTGAAGTTGTTAGAGGCAGAGTTGTCCATGTTACGAATGACTATGTTGTGGTCGATATAGGATATAAATCCGAAGGAATCATTCCCACCAGCGAATTCCGAGATGAGAAAGGTGCCATTAATGTTCGAGTAGGTGACGAAGTGGATGTGCTCCTTGAGTATCACGATGATGACGAAGGGGTAGTTTATCTATCTAAAGAGAAGGCGGCAAAAATAAAAGTATGGGAAGAAATTAGTCGCGTATATGAAGAGGACGGAATCATTGAAGGTCGAGTCGTTACTAAGGTAAAAGGCGGACTTTCAGTAGATATCGGTATCCCTGCATTCCTTCCTGGTTCCCAGGTGGACATAAGACCCATAAAAGATCTGGATGCACTAATTGGAAAAACCATGACTTTTAAGATTTTAAAATATAATCGTCGCCGCCGGAACGTGGTTCTTTCCAGAAGAGCTATTCTCGAAAAGGAACGTGAAGCCAAGAGGGCGGAAACCCTTGCCAAGATTGAAGAAGGTAAGGTTGTAAATGGAAATGTAAAGAATATAACCGATTATGGAGTTTTTGTCGATCTCGGCGGTGTTGACGGCTTGCTCCATATTACTGATATGAGTTGGGGTAGAGTGGGGCACCCATCGGAAATGTTTAAGATCGGCGATCCGATTACTGTAAAAATTCTTCATTACGATCGCGAACATGAAAGAGTGTCTCTTGGGCTTAAACAGCTGACGCCTGATCCCTGGAGCGATGTGGATCAAAAGTATCCAGAGGGGTCTAGAGTGAAAGGCCGGGTGGTTAGTATCGCCGATTATGGTGCCTTTGTCGAACTGGAAAAAGGCGTGGAAGGGTTAATCCACGTCTCGGAAATGTCATGGACTGAGAAAATTCGTCATCCGTCCAAAATCTTGAATGTCGGTGATGTGGTTGAAGCCGTTGTGTTAAGTATAGATAAAGACCGGCGCAGGATTTCATTGGGGTTGAAGCAACTTGAGCCAAATCCATGGGATGTGGTGGCAGAACGATATCCCGTTGGAACTGTTATTGAAGGCAAAATCAAAAATATTACCGACTTTGGCGTTTTTGTCGGTATAGATGAAGGAATAGATGGGCTTATACACATATCCGACATTTCCTGGACCAAGCGTATTAAGCATCCTTCGGAAGTTTTCCAAAAAGGACAGGTAGTTAGGGCAAAGGTTCTCCATATAGATAAAAACGAAAAGAAGTTTTCTCTTGGAATTAAACAACTGGAACCCGATCCATGGGAAACTATAGGAGATCGTTATCCTGTTGGCACTGTGGTTTCGGGAACCGTATCAAATATTACCGATTTTGGTCTTTTCGTTGAAATTGAAGAAGGCATCGAGGGACTTGTCCACGTGTCTGAGATAGGGGATCATCAGAAGGGTGGCAATCCATTACAGGCTTATCAAGTAGGACAAGCGGTGGAAGCCAAGGTTATAAATGTGGCACCGCAGGAACGAAAGATCGGCCTGTCCATCAAACGGCTTGTAGAAGATCTAGAGCGAGAAGAGATAGAGAAATTTAAAGCATCCCAGAAAAGTGAAGCTCCAAAATTGGGGGATCTACTTCAGCAAAAGTAA
- the sppA gene encoding signal peptide peptidase SppA: MRGILKGILWVFFIIFVLIPLLITVGYILWDKKEDLKTGPQIGIIWVKGLIADSREYIEGLKFFRENPKVKAIILRVDSPGGGVSAAQEIYREVEKTKSVKPVVASLGGMATSGGYYISCIANKVVANPGTVTGSIGAIAVFPNFEKLFEKIGYSTVVIKSGEFKDTGNPSRPMTPEEETLLKDTILEVHDQFVKDVARARGMEESAVRQIADGRILTGAKAKSLGLVDELGNLQDAIELAKSLAHIEGKPQVIYHEKKKKLLDIILGEEATSNLRDLLFSTFHPIQWRYP; this comes from the coding sequence ATGAGAGGAATTTTGAAAGGAATTTTGTGGGTTTTCTTTATAATCTTCGTGCTAATTCCCCTTTTGATAACGGTTGGTTATATACTCTGGGATAAGAAGGAGGACCTAAAAACAGGCCCACAGATTGGAATCATCTGGGTTAAAGGGCTTATAGCAGATTCGCGGGAATACATCGAAGGACTGAAATTTTTCAGAGAAAACCCCAAAGTGAAAGCCATTATTCTGCGAGTTGATTCTCCAGGGGGAGGCGTCAGCGCAGCTCAGGAAATATACCGTGAAGTGGAAAAAACAAAAAGTGTAAAGCCTGTGGTAGCATCACTTGGTGGTATGGCAACTTCGGGTGGATATTACATATCCTGTATAGCCAACAAGGTTGTAGCAAACCCGGGAACCGTGACAGGAAGCATTGGTGCAATTGCAGTTTTCCCGAATTTCGAAAAGCTTTTCGAAAAAATAGGCTATAGCACGGTTGTAATTAAAAGCGGAGAATTCAAAGATACGGGAAACCCGTCTAGACCTATGACTCCAGAAGAAGAAACGCTCCTGAAAGACACGATACTCGAGGTGCATGATCAGTTCGTAAAGGATGTTGCCAGGGCTCGGGGCATGGAAGAATCAGCCGTGCGACAAATAGCAGACGGTAGGATATTGACTGGAGCAAAAGCAAAAAGTTTAGGACTTGTAGATGAACTTGGTAATCTTCAGGACGCCATTGAACTTGCAAAAAGTCTGGCACACATTGAAGGAAAACCCCAGGTGATCTATCACGAAAAAAAGAAAAAACTTCTGGATATTATTCTTGGTGAAGAAGCAACATCAAATCTCCGAGACCTACTCTTCAGCACTTTTCATCCTATTCAATGGCGATATCCGTAA
- a CDS encoding DEAD/DEAH box helicase family protein, with amino-acid sequence MQTKAIPIQVGEMIKIPVRGLSPIFERKLHEKLVFTNPEYQHRHNAGLWIGNIPPTISCIRKVRGYYVIPRGFYHELIISCQRLRQPYKLVDLRRSFPPIDVDFHGYLKEYQQQAAEAVLERDFATIVGGYKTGKTVIALYTITERKQPTLIMIPKLELLESWYKKIQIFLQIPEEEIGLYIQGNKTIGKRITIAHTSEVAKYWGELTDQFGYIILDDAHRCPTRIITQIIPRFDSMYMLAICHEFNPQDKHFQMIRFYIGEPVYSIDAKSAREGCGVIKAEVIAKPTNFTYSYRSRADYLGMFQQLMEDQSRTELIVKDIEEALQKGDGPVVVITGGPIQEEIFYQLLSNRGYSVHKVSIPYDLLKESDERDAYDEESGGLSMAEPPGYIPDHYDVLIVTPRILTHCYPYLKGIRSIFLAVPLYFTNPLLNALKTISTSVPGNGASGKGEQPLDRRHKKIKIFDYVDTNIGLLSNYFRMRSYNYGFPPDVILQHHKEGVQSG; translated from the coding sequence ATGCAGACAAAAGCTATTCCTATTCAAGTGGGCGAAATGATCAAGATTCCTGTTCGAGGTCTTTCACCTATTTTTGAGCGAAAACTTCATGAAAAGCTTGTATTTACAAATCCCGAATATCAGCATCGTCATAATGCTGGATTGTGGATTGGAAACATTCCTCCCACAATATCGTGCATACGAAAAGTTCGAGGATATTACGTTATTCCAAGAGGTTTTTACCACGAACTGATAATATCTTGCCAGAGACTCAGACAGCCCTATAAGCTGGTTGATCTCAGAAGATCCTTTCCCCCTATTGATGTGGACTTTCATGGCTATCTCAAAGAATATCAGCAGCAAGCTGCAGAAGCGGTTTTGGAGAGAGACTTTGCAACGATTGTGGGCGGTTATAAGACAGGAAAAACGGTAATCGCTCTTTACACTATAACCGAACGAAAACAACCTACTCTTATAATGATACCCAAGCTGGAACTTCTTGAAAGTTGGTATAAGAAAATCCAGATATTTCTTCAGATCCCAGAAGAGGAGATCGGGCTTTACATTCAGGGGAATAAAACCATTGGAAAACGTATTACTATAGCTCATACGAGCGAAGTGGCTAAATACTGGGGAGAGCTTACCGATCAGTTCGGTTATATTATTCTGGACGATGCTCACCGTTGCCCAACTAGAATAATTACCCAAATTATTCCCAGATTCGATTCAATGTATATGTTGGCCATTTGTCACGAATTCAACCCTCAAGATAAACACTTCCAGATGATTAGATTCTACATTGGAGAGCCTGTATATTCAATAGATGCTAAAAGCGCTCGCGAAGGCTGTGGAGTAATAAAGGCTGAGGTAATCGCGAAACCTACCAATTTTACATATTCATATCGATCTAGAGCAGATTATCTTGGTATGTTTCAGCAACTTATGGAAGATCAATCGCGAACTGAGTTAATTGTAAAAGACATTGAAGAAGCTTTGCAGAAAGGCGATGGTCCAGTAGTCGTTATAACCGGAGGGCCAATCCAGGAAGAGATATTCTATCAGCTTTTATCTAATCGAGGTTATTCAGTCCACAAGGTTTCTATTCCTTATGATCTTCTTAAAGAATCGGATGAGAGAGATGCTTATGATGAAGAATCTGGTGGATTAAGTATGGCCGAACCCCCCGGTTACATACCTGACCACTACGACGTTCTTATAGTTACCCCTAGGATTCTCACCCACTGCTATCCTTACCTTAAAGGGATCAGGAGCATTTTTCTGGCTGTTCCTCTTTACTTTACCAATCCTCTCCTCAATGCTTTGAAAACCATCAGCACATCTGTCCCCGGAAATGGAGCTTCTGGAAAGGGTGAACAACCATTAGATCGCAGACATAAAAAGATAAAGATTTTCGATTATGTTGATACCAATATTGGGCTTTTATCAAATTATTTCAGAATGAGATCTTATAATTACGGATTCCCGCCTGATGTAATCTTGCAACACCATAAAGAAGGGGTTCAAAGTGGGTAA